Proteins found in one Plasmodium malariae genome assembly, chromosome: 13 genomic segment:
- the PmUG01_13042100 gene encoding conserved Plasmodium protein, unknown function, producing the protein MKKLINAFLPYYTHNNILTANLSFKKKVAFLYFYLDRYIYSPLFQTLLKGKNVEEKNKIKKYITKRLANHFGFAFHMDVDRTNMCNGSSINKSTVKEIPSNNNGGYVDKKPLTDNEEINAIWPERISYVTPLKVKKKIMDEKFNVIYIGHMSILIQLKNFNILIDPVLSNRIGLYNVLGIKRTIKAGISFEYLPNIDFILLSNNRFDTMDISTLKKIILRDSSIVIGGMNIRRYLTKRNFPVVYPLNWFNKLTFENISFYYLPTLTNSHRYFCLDKNVYLPGSFLIHDTLSNASIFYSGHSAYSCHFLQIKNYVNIILKNGNIDLAILPIGIYKPRSLYDHFHMSPEQAVLSHFDLNSKMSLGIGMDVFCLGGEKYREATTELVNILDIYENEKKKKINFVTLQPGHNITF; encoded by the exons atgaaaaaactaaTAAACGCCTTTTTACCTTATTACACGCACAACAACATCTTGACTGCTAACCtgagttttaaaaaaaaagtggcttttctttatttttatttagatcgatatatttattctccTTTATTTCAAACTCTTCTCAAAGGTAAAAAtgtggaagaaaaaaataaaataaaaaaatatattacaaaaaggTTAGCTAATCATTTTGGATTTGCATTTCATATGGATGTAGATAGAACCAATATGTGCAATGGTAgtagtataaataaaagtactGTGAAAGAAATTCCTTCAAACAACAATGGTGGATATGTAGATAAAAAACCGTTAACTGATAATGAAGAGATAAATGCAATATGGCCTGAAAGGATTTCTTACGTAACTCCCttgaaagtaaaaaaaaaaataatggatgaaaaatttaatgttatttatattggACATATGAGCATTTTAATtcagttaaaaaattttaatatattaatagatcCAGTATTGTCAAACCGAATAGGATTATATAACGTGTTAGGTATTAAAAGAACAATAAAAGCTGGCATATCTTTTGAGTATTTACCGAATattgattttattttattaagtaaTAATAGATTTGATACAATGGATATAAGtacgttaaaaaaaattatattaagagATAGCAGTATAGTAATTGGCGGTATGAACATAAGGAGATATTTgacaaaaagaaattttcCTGTTGTTTATCCTTTAAATTggtttaataaattaacttttgaaaatatatctttttattatttacctACTTTAACCAATAGTCATAGATATTTTTGTTTggataaaaatgtataccTGCCAGgatcttttttaattcatgATACTTTGTCAAAtgcttctattttttatagtgGTCATTCGGCTTATTCTTGTCATTTTTtgcaaattaaaaattatgttaatattattttaaaaaatggtaataTCGATTTAGCTATTTTACCTATTGGTATATATAAACCGCGTTCATTATACGATCATTTTCACATGTCTCCTGAACAAGCAGTGCTG aGTCATTTTGATTTGAATAGTAAAATGTCTTTGGGCATAGGAATGGACGTGTTTTGTTTAGGTGGGGAGAAATACAGAGAAGCTACAACAGAACTTGTAAACATTTTAGATATTTatgaaaacgaaaaaaaaaaaaaaattaattttgttacatTACAACCAGGACACAATATTACATTCTGA
- the GDH1 gene encoding NADP-specific glutamate dehydrogenase, putative — translation MHEYRDHTGRFSLINKNANNYETLIEEEMNNVYERVKKLDPNQEEFLQAFHEVLYSLKPLFLEEPKYLPIIEMLSEPERVVQFRVCWLDDRGIQRKNRCFRVQYNSVLGPYKGGLRFHSSVNLSIVKFLGFEQIFKNSLTGLSMGGGKGGSDFDPKGKSDNEILKFCQSFMNELYRHIGNCTDVPAGDIGVGGREIGYLFGQYKKIVNNFNGTLSGKNVKWGGSILRTEATGYGLIYFVLEVLKSLNISVDKQVATVSGSGNVALYCVQKLLQLNAKVVTLSDSDGYIYEPNGFTINDLNFLIQLKEVKKGRIKEYLNHSSTAKYFSNEKPWGVPCTLALPCATQNEIDLEDAKKLHKNGCILVAEGANMPSTVQAINYFKSNQIIFCPAKAANAGGVAISGLEMSQNFQLTQWTREIVDEKLKGIMKNIFMTCSENALKYTKNKYDLQAGANIAGFLKVAESYIEQGCF, via the coding sequence atgcATGAATACCGAGACCATACAGGACGTTTCTCGCTGATTAACAAAAATGCGAATAATTACGAAACTCTAATTGAAGAAGAAATGAACAATGTGTATGAGCgcgtaaaaaaattagatccGAACCAAGAAGAATTCTTACAAGCATTTCATGAAGTACTGTATTCTTTAAAACCTTTGTTTTTGGAAGAACCGAAATATTTGCCTATAATTGAAATGTTATCAGAACCAGAACGAGTTGTACAATTTCGAGTATGCTGGTTAGATGATAGAGGGATTCAAAGAAAAAATCGCTGTTTTAGGGTTCAATATAACAGTGTGTTAGGTCCTTATAAAGGAGGGTTACGATTTCATTCGTCAGTAAATTTATCCATAGTAAAGTTTTTAGGTTTTGAGcaaatttttaagaattcGTTAACAGGATTATCAATGGGTGGAGGAAAGGGAGGGTCTGATTTTGATCCTAAGGGAAAATCAGACAACGAAATTTTGAAATTCTGTCAAAGTTTTatgaatgaattatataGACATATAGGGAATTGTACAGATGTACCTGCTGGAGATATTGGTGTAGGAGGAAGAGAAATTGGTTATTTATTTGGTCAGTATAagaaaattgtaaataattttaacggAACCTTAAGTGgaaaaaatgtgaaatgGGGAGGATCTATTTTAAGAACAGAAGCAACAGGCTATggtttaatttattttgttttagaAGTATTAAAGTCTTTGAATATTTCAGTAGACAAACAAGTAGCTACTGTTAGTGGTAGTGGAAATGTCGCTCTATATTGTgttcaaaaattattacagttAAATGCTAAAGTTGTAACATTAAGTGACAGTGatggttatatatatgaacctAATGGTTTTACAATTAATGATTTGAACTTCCTTATACAATTAAAAGAagttaaaaaaggaagaattaAAGAATACTTAAATCATTCTTCTACtgctaaatatttttctaatgaGAAACCATGGGGTGTCCCATGCACCTTGGCTCTTCCATGTGCAACTCAAAATGAAATAGACTTAGAAGatgcaaaaaaattacataaaaatgggTGTATTTTGGTGGCTGAAGGCGCAAATATGCCATCGACTGTTCAGGCAATTAACTATTTTAAGTCaaatcaaattattttttgtccTGCAAAAGCTGCGAATGCTGGGGGGGTAGCAATTAGTGGTCTTGAAATGAGTCAGAATTTTCAATTAACACAGTGGACAAGAGAAATAGTTGACGAGAAATTAAAAGGAATTatgaaaaacatatttatgacATGTTCAGAAAATGCTTtaaaatacacaaaaaataaatatgatttaCAAGCAGGGGCTAATATAGCTGGTTTTTTAAAAGTTGCTGAATCTTACATTGAACAAGGTTgcttttag
- the PmUG01_13042000 gene encoding conserved Plasmodium protein, unknown function, whose protein sequence is MSSKVYDINELNIDTILLKTRKLKKLCDNGGNINSQHLNALIEILDYFFEKYNDCFLSSVVWEVVDKIIILENTIEDRKSIDVDLDISINFCEFLFSKLVCHTNYENDNLTYSFSFNCLRRHLCSVISSFLNFNNSTSRRKIETAFTNQLLNLTKQLFENIKIENDLELKISYTEFLWRAFRRVDLSTFNIKRFHVNIETLEKLKNFKILKFDEECINWLKEENFLDGKCIIENGSFIISGNKKYVKKECTLCYLGKSSMFLYYDNVEEDEKCKIEVPYYHITSAYFKNKDIFTLECKAIVEQTNIFCLWGEDVKNSIDHETINKFTLSIEVKKSSKEIKNIMNSLLDTLKLEKEEQKRQKCDIQTNAHNKQYKKKEDKVRLSYFSEDNIVERLQDSPLTSNSSFKDKDIRNNTRKRIETLKCKGSDKRETEKSRDCTLAQQREYMYTIEKKKKNLEKECKLKYNKLSEQKNYVKGYEDNGDFKKQPENEHFLMNYKLDISTPQVRIKGHNIIERDSDTEIIIEKIISCHKEKKEKFKMNLKKNFCDALNEIDNHIKSLIEKQKIRRDELHKKYEKKKKSIMFSTEKEISMLTKEMNVLIESMKKISVNKNDVKKVYEEGKFIFCTSEILNKSQGLVKKIKENLEKMNTDIIGKEKEYNKRKKLCFKALATAYE, encoded by the exons ATGAGCTCCAAAGTGTATGATATAAACGAACTAAACATAGATaccattttattaaaaacaagaaaattaaaaaagttatgcGACAATGGAG GAAATATAAACAGCCAACATTTAAATGCCTTGATAGAAATATtggattatttttttgaaaaatataatgattgTTTTTTATCATCTGTGGTGTGGGAAGTGGTTGACAAAATTA TTATATTAGAAAATACGATCGAAGATAGAAAAAGTATTGATGTCGACCTAGACATatcaataaatttttgtGAATTTCTGTTCAGTAAACTAGTTTGTCAtacaaattatgaaaatgacAATTTAACATACTCCTTCAGTTTTAATTGTTTAAGGAGGCATCTATGTTCAGTAATTAgttcctttttaaatttcaacAACTCAACCTCAAGGAGGAAAATTGAAACTGCTTTTACAAATCAact ATTAAACCTGACGAAGCAgctatttgaaaatataaaaattgaaaatgaCCTAGAGCTGAAAATATCTTACACCGAATTTTTATGGAGGGCCTTCAGAAGAGTTGATTTAAGCACATTCAATATAAAACGTTTTCACGTGAATATAGAAACATtagagaaattaaaaaattttaaaatattaaagtttGATGAAGAATGCATAAATTGGCTGAaggaagaaaattttttggaCGGAAAGTGCATCATTGAAAATG GGTCATTCATAATAAGTggcaataaaaaatacgtGAAGAAGGAATGTACATTGTGCTATTTGGGAAAGTCCtctatgtttttatattac GACAATGTAGAAGAAGATGAAAAATGTAAGATAGAAGTTCCATACTACCACATAACATCAGCATATTTCAAGaataaagatatttttaCCTTGGAATGCAAAGCAATAGTTGAACAGACGAATATTTTTTGCCTGtg GGGAGAGGATGTAAAAAACTCAATTGATCATGAGACAATTAATAAGTTTACTTTGTCAATAGAAGTAAAGAAAAGCtcaaaagaaataaagaatatcATGAATTCACTTTTAGACAC tctaaaattagaaaaagaagaacaaaaaagaCAAAAGTGCGATATCCAAACGAATGCACATAATAAgcaatataaaaagaaggaaGATAAAGTCAGATTAAGCTACTTCAGC GAGGATAATATAGTGGAACGACTACAAGATTCTCCTTTAACTTCGAACTCATCGTTTAAAGATAAAGACATAAg AAATAACACAAGAAAAAGAATAGAAACTTTAAAATGTAAAGGTTCGGACAAAAgagaaacagaaaaaagtAGAGATTGCACTTTGGCGCAACAGCGTGAGTATATGTACACaa ttgagaagaaaaagaaaaacctGGAAAAAGAGTGtaagttaaaatataacaaattgtcagagcaaaaaaattatgtaaaggGTTATGAAGATAATGgcgattttaaaaaacagcCGGAGAATGAGCATTTCCTGATGAATTACAAGTTAGACATAAGCACACCACAG GTTAGAATAAAAGGCCACAATATCATAGAAAGAGATAGTGACACTGAAATAatcatagaaaaaataatttcttgccataaagaaaagaaggaaaaatttaaaatgaatCTAAAGAAGAATTTTTGTGATGCTCTTAACGAAATAGATAACCATATAAAATCATTGATAGAG AAGCAGAAGATTAGACGAGATGAATTACATAAGAAAtacgagaaaaaaaagaaaagcatAATGTTCAGTactgaaaaagaaatatctATGTTAACCAAGGAAATGAAT GTTTTAATTGAGAGTATGAAAAAGATTAgcgtaaataaaaatgacgTAAAAAAGGTATACGAGGAGgggaaatttattttctgtaCAAGCGAAATATTAAACAAGAGTCAAGGGCTTGTCAAG aagataaaagaaaatttagaaaaaatgaacactGATATAATTGGAAAGGAAAAGGAATACAAcaagaggaaaaaattatgcttCAAGGCTTTGGCCACTGCATATGAATGA